The following are from one region of the Rhodospirillaceae bacterium genome:
- the rfbC gene encoding dTDP-4-dehydrorhamnose 3,5-epimerase gives MKVEDTAIADVKIVHLTPFPDTRGMFVETFDTLAISNLGLDASFVQDATSVSNLKGTFRGLHFQWPPHAQATLVRVVCGRIFDVAVDIRESSPTYGKSLSVILDADDWRMLYLPRGLAHGFCTLEDNCHVAYKLGDHYAPGHVGGVQLDDPDLKIDWPIEPATGIISDKDRANPRLKDLATIFK, from the coding sequence ATGAAGGTCGAAGATACGGCGATTGCAGACGTCAAAATCGTTCATCTGACCCCATTCCCCGATACAAGGGGGATGTTCGTTGAGACTTTTGATACGTTGGCGATTTCTAACCTTGGTCTGGATGCTTCATTCGTCCAGGACGCAACTTCCGTTTCGAATTTAAAAGGCACTTTTCGGGGGCTCCATTTTCAGTGGCCTCCACACGCGCAGGCAACCCTAGTGCGGGTAGTGTGCGGGCGAATTTTTGATGTCGCCGTGGACATCAGAGAAAGTTCACCCACCTATGGAAAGTCCCTGAGCGTTATCCTGGACGCCGATGACTGGCGCATGCTTTATCTTCCCAGGGGACTCGCGCACGGGTTTTGCACCCTTGAGGACAATTGCCACGTTGCCTATAAACTTGGGGATCATTATGCGCCGGGCCATGTCGGTGGAGTTCAACTTGACGACCCAGATTTGAAAATCGACTGGCCAATAGAGCCGGCAACCGGAATTATTTCCGACAAGGACCGCGCCAATCCCCGGCTCAAGGATCTGGCGACGATATTTAAATAA
- a CDS encoding class I SAM-dependent methyltransferase, which translates to MSQCRICGSVIKPFMSFGKMPIANGFLTSDGFSEEYFFELAPAICANCSMVQIIEQPDPARMFHENYAFFSGTSKYMQVHFREFATSIQDRHLSGAANPFVVELGSNDGIMLRNFAAQNIAHLGIEPSRNVAEVAQAEGVNTICEFFGETLAKKIVGEYGQADVLLAANVMCHIPDLNGVAMAAHTLLKPGGVMVFEDPYLGDVVEKTSYDQIYDEHVFVFCALSVVNAFGRHDFELVDVEPQVTHGGSMRYTLAKKGAKQPGKAVAERIARETQLGLGRAETFERFRENCEASRQQLMTVLEDLRTKGAKVAGYGATSKSTTVMNYCGITPDHISYISDTTPTKQGKYSPGTHVPIKPYEDFVADYPEYAVLFAWNHSREIMEKEQGYKAAGGKWINFVPKVTVEE; encoded by the coding sequence ATGTCACAATGTCGGATATGTGGATCGGTCATCAAGCCTTTCATGAGCTTTGGAAAAATGCCCATTGCCAATGGATTTCTGACTTCTGACGGGTTTTCCGAAGAGTATTTTTTCGAACTGGCTCCGGCCATCTGCGCAAATTGTTCCATGGTGCAGATTATTGAACAACCTGACCCGGCCAGGATGTTTCATGAAAATTATGCCTTCTTTTCCGGCACCTCTAAATACATGCAGGTTCATTTCCGTGAGTTTGCAACCTCAATTCAAGACCGTCACCTCTCGGGGGCCGCGAATCCTTTCGTGGTGGAACTGGGCAGTAACGACGGCATCATGTTGCGGAATTTTGCCGCCCAGAATATCGCCCATCTTGGCATCGAGCCCTCTCGAAACGTTGCCGAGGTGGCCCAAGCCGAAGGCGTCAACACGATTTGCGAGTTTTTCGGCGAAACGCTCGCCAAAAAAATCGTCGGTGAATATGGTCAGGCAGACGTTTTGCTGGCGGCCAATGTGATGTGTCATATCCCGGATTTAAACGGCGTCGCCATGGCGGCGCACACTCTATTGAAGCCGGGCGGGGTTATGGTGTTCGAAGACCCATACCTTGGCGACGTGGTCGAGAAAACTTCTTATGATCAGATTTACGACGAGCATGTATTCGTTTTCTGTGCCCTGTCTGTGGTCAATGCCTTCGGTCGTCATGACTTCGAGCTGGTCGATGTGGAACCACAAGTCACCCACGGGGGATCCATGCGCTATACCCTGGCCAAAAAGGGAGCCAAACAGCCAGGTAAGGCGGTCGCCGAACGGATTGCCAGGGAAACGCAATTGGGGTTGGGCCGGGCCGAGACCTTCGAGCGATTTCGTGAAAATTGTGAGGCTTCGCGGCAGCAGTTGATGACCGTACTTGAAGACCTGCGTACAAAAGGCGCGAAGGTTGCCGGATATGGTGCCACATCGAAAAGCACCACGGTGATGAATTACTGCGGCATAACCCCCGATCACATTTCCTATATTTCGGATACCACCCCCACCAAACAGGGAAAGTATTCTCCGGGAACCCATGTGCCAATCAAGCCTTATGAGGACTTTGTCGCCGACTATCCTGAATATGCAGTGTTGTTTGCCTGGAACCACAGCAGGGAAATTATGGAAAAGGAGCAGGGCTACAAGGCAGCCGGGGGCAAGTGGATCAACTTTGTGCCAAAGGTCACTGTAGAGGAATGA